One Eptesicus fuscus isolate TK198812 chromosome 13, DD_ASM_mEF_20220401, whole genome shotgun sequence genomic window, AAAAGGAGGTGCTACTGGTTCCCACCATGGGGAGCCAGCCccatggaggggggttggggaAAACGCAGGGACAGCTCTATGTGGAGCCCTAACTCCTGCTAAGCACTATGCTAGAGGCTCTCACACCCATCATTTCATTTGGGCCCCCACAACTCAGTGGGGGAGCTGGTGGCTTAGGGCTTTGAAATGAGCCAGTCTGGCCTTGGATCCAGGTCTTGCCACTCCTTTACATAACCTGGGGCAAATCACGTCACCTCTGTGTCTCCGTTTCCCAAATGTGAAAGGGAGACGATGGCACTAGCTGAGGGTGGATTCAGTGCGGCTGGGGTGAGGGCTGAGCATAGTACGGGGCACTGAGCTTTCAGGACATTATCTAGTGGTCAGCAGGCAACAGTCAGCCTTTCCAGGTCTGCGAGAAGCACAGCTGGGATCAGAACTCGGGCTCCTGGAACCCtaagcccctgcccaccctctgctgcttcctgcattgcCTGATCCCCTCCAGCGACAGGGAACTCACCACCTATACGAGCAGCCTACTTTCAGCTTTGGGTAGTTGCAACCGCTTCCCCACGCTGAGCTGACATTTGCAGCAGGCGGCAGCCCTAAACGTTGGCTGAATGGAGAAGGGTTTTTATCACGATGTACAAATCCCTTGGGAACTCTCAGACATCTGTTTAGAAACGATCCCATAGAGCGGTGGCAATTCCTTCCCCAAGCAGGGACACGTAACTGTTACAGCAGCAGGGAAAACAGCAACACGCTTTGGAGGATCCGGCTTGGACTTGCGAGGGAAAACTTGGGCCTGGAATTTGGGTTTCTACGTGAAGGAGGTGGTGTTCTCAGCAAAGCTCTCTGCCTGGTGGGGAATCATTCTGCCAGCCGAAATATACTTTTACAGTTGATTTTTCACTGATGGGAAAATGCCTCCTGGCAGACGCGTTGCATGGGGGTTGGGCAGCATCCCTGAGCAAGCTGGGACTCCTCCTGGTAGAGAAGGGCCCAAGCCatatttatttactcatattCTAAGACCTAATCAACCTCAAAGATAGACATTCTGAAGATGGTTTGTTGttgatcctttaaaaaaaaacaacgtattattattcttttatcttTCACAAGgcagggaaaggtcaatgggagCAGGGCTGGAAGATGTACCTGAGAGCCAGGTGACTAGCTGTCTACTCCAGTGAGTACTctttttggcctcagtttcctcatctgcaaaatgggggcaACCACACCAGTCCTAGCAGGTATTTGTGGTTGTGAcccaggctctggagccaggcctCCCGGATTTGGATTCCGGCTCCAGCATTATTTGCTGTGAGGCCTTGGGCACATACATGAAGCCTCTGAGCTTCCGATTTCCAGCTATTAAATTCTCCCTCTTCACTCGATTAATAATCCACCAAGAGCACTTGCTAAGTCCTGGGCTCACTGGTAAGCGCTCAGGGAGTGTTAGCCAATATTTTCTACCAATAGTGTTGGTCCTTGTGAGGACTCAATAGCCATCAAAGTGACAAAGGGCTGTATAAATTCAAGCTCATGCTAattactcccccccccaccccccactgtacCCTAAAGAAAGTGAAGAGGAAAACAGATCATGGAGAATTGACGCAAACGTGCCCCAGGCAAGAGGGCCTTCAGGTGCTTCTGTGGTGCTGAGGGAGGTGTCTGCTCTAACGCATCTCCACGGCTCCCGGGAGGAGAAAAACCCAGATTGCAGAAGGGATGATCAAAGCCGAGGGCATGCTTCGATTCAGTCTCTGTGGATTGGCCTAAGATCTCGCGGATCTGCACGTTTCCGTGTGGAAGCAGCTCAGCGGCCAAATCTCAGCTTCGTGAAAGCTGCTGTGGGTACATTTCCAACATGGAACACTCACCACAAACTCTTCCAGCAGGAGGAGCAGCGAGCAGCTGAGCGCTAGCAGACACCAGGGGAGGAGAGCCAAGACGGCAGCGACTTTCAGGAGCAACGCTGTCCTAGGGGCCCTCAGGAGTACCAGGAGTCAGACCTTGCTGAGCGCACCgttttgcttctctctcctcatccCAGCAGTCACTACCGGGTTTATGTCCTCAAGCTACCCCTCAAGCTgcctccttgtgtgtgtgtgtgtgtgtgtgtgtgtgtgtgtgtgtgtgtgtgtgtgctagtaATATGGTGGTGGGAGGTTTGCTAGAAGCAACGGCTATAGGTCAGGTTCCTGGGTCTGAGTCCTAATGAACCTCTTAATTGGGCTCTGTAGTCTTGGGCGAATTTCAAAATCTATCTCCGCCTACTGAGGGGTGCGGGTGGGGTGGGCGGTGCGCTGTCAATCCTGTCAAAAATAGGCGCGAAAGGGCAAGAGGGGCTCTTAACCTGAGGTCCCAGGATAGGCTTTCAAAGGTCTTCAAAGTCTCGGAATTCTATGCCACGTAAATATTCAGAGAAGGAAACAGACCGACCACACTGTGTGGGATGTTGATTTCCTGCAAGGGAGCAGCCAGAGTGAAGCCAGTTTCCAGGCCATTACTTTATCTACCCATTTGTCTCAGGGTTCTCACCCTGAGGATGCATTTACATCCTATTTGTAGAAATAAAGTATCTTTTAACAAAAGAAATTGCCTGCAACGTTGCTCATGGCTATGGATACCTGCACTTTTCTTGGGCAATCAATGGTGCGTGCTTTTGTGCTTTGGTCGGGGGTGTAACAGAGTTAGCGACCTCCAAAAGTTACCAAAGGGCTGTGATTTCACGGAGGAAAGTTGGTAGGCCTGGTACTGGGGACACCAgtgttcctcccttccttccccaccctgccctgggctgcctcggcctgctgcctggctgctggctgctgggggggggcgtggctgggtcCTAGTTCTCGTCAGGCTGCTGTGTCCTATCTCTGTCTCCGGGTTCCAGTCACGGCTTCCTGCCCTCGCCCCTTCGGACCCCGGCCCCAGCACTGCAGGATCCTTTGTGGTATCCCTGCACCCTGCCCACACTTCAGCAGCACTCCCTGCATTAAACTCTCCTCAAATTACCCAATTTGCatgtgccatctgtttcctgctgggaccctgactgatacagtatttttaatttgtctttgtaCCATCTCTGCCTATACACTCACACCCACACGCATCTATTCACtgacacacgcacgcacgcgcgcacacacgcatgcacacattCAGTCACTCGCAGACACATACCCACACTCACCCACAGACACTCACCCTCACTCGCAAACTCACACGCCACACTCACACACGGCCGTGTCAGCTCCCAGCTCTGGGGAGTGGAGTGCTCTGGTCAACACCCTGCTCTGGTGAACCGAGGGCCCCCTGTGTTGCAGGAACTACCCCTGCAGGAACACCAACACTGGGGTGCCGGTCACCCTCGCACCGTTGAACTGGTGACTCTCGCCAGTTCTCATTCTCAGAAATGCTGCCCTTTGCCCACTACCAAGCCGGAGGAACGCACCAACGGCACACTCTCAAGGTACTTGGAAAGAGGCGTCTTAAAAAcaccaacttaaaaaaaacaacaacccacaaacaAGCTAAAGCAGCCCCCGGAATCTTTAGCCATGCAGAATAGACTTAggagtaaaataaaatcttgccagCAAATTATAGGGAGGTAGAGACAGACGGAAACCGTCAGATCACATAATCAAAGGTAAGGTCAGATGGACAGCACCAGGTACTTTGGGTGGGAGACACGTTTTGGCTCAATACAACAATGGGAGGCCATCCGATGACGGACAGGCCATCTTGCGAAGTGGTCCCTTGTCTAGGGCCGCTTTGCAGAGAGACGGATGTAGGCATTGGGAGCAAATGACCTCTAAGATGCACccgtgaccttgggcacatcACTCCCCCTTTGAAGTTCCTActtcctcatctgtgcaatgaCCGCCTCCCTCTAGGTGTCTCCAAGGGGTTTTCAACAGCGAGAGCTTTCTCTAAACCTCGGATTCTGCGGGCGAAGAGCCTCcaaaaaatgggggtggggtttggaaaggagctgcagaagtaattAGTGATGGAAATGCGAGTCTCTAGCTGCCTCTGGATGTCTGAGTTTGCATATTAAACAAGGCTGAGTCTTGGCTGAAGGATTCCATTCCCTCCAGAGCAAAAGGCAACAAACTGTAGGACAGGATGGTAGGACGTGGAACAAAACCTGGCCACTGTCGGAAAGGCAGATGGGTTTGTTTGGGAGACAAAAGTCCAGGCTACGTCCTgtgaccccctcccaccccccaaagctAGTCGTTCGCCCACACGCACATAGGCGTGCGTTTCTGAGGATTAACACGTGCCCATGTCCCTAGCCTTCCTGGTTGGGGTGGACATCATTCAAGAAAATATGTCTGCATGCAGGCTCCCACGCTTACTGGCTCTGTGACATTGGGAAACATTTAATTAAGTCTGCACGCCTCCCTTTTCTCTCCTATGAAGTGGGGGGACTGTAGCGCCTCCCtgtggggcgtggggtggggaaCAATGAACCAGTGCCCAGTATCTTGCCTACCTACAGGGAGCTGGTGGGATTCTCAGGAGCAGCATACCTTGTACCCATCCCAGGAACTGCCCTGCGCCCACGCTGTGGCCCTTTCCCTCCCATCTCAGGATACAGAAAGGAGGCCCTATGTGGGCTCCTAGCTTAGCCTGGGGTGTCCATGGAGTGCCAGCAGCTCGAAGATAGCATGAAGGTGAGTGGGTAGACACCCAAGGGAGTGACTTCAGGGAGCTCGGGCAGAGCCCTCTGCTTGCCAAGGCCATCAGATACTCCCCACACCAGTGCTATTCCTCTGGGAAGTCTTTTAAACCACCAGGATCAAATTGGGCAGCTTCGCCCCCTCATATTCTGGCTGGAGGTCTTTGGTGTGGAGGCCACACCTCTCAGATGGTTCCCCTAGGCCCCCCCGGGATTTATGTTCGCGGGATCCTCAGAGATCTCGGACCTGTCTCTCCGAAGACAAGCTTACCTAGGACCAGTCTGCCTCATGTCCTGCTGTGCCTAGGCGAGGTGTGCAtgcattcgtgtgtgtgtgtgtgtgtgtgtgtgtgtttataccaCAGCATACTACATTGGAGACAAAGAACTCCAAACCAATTCTTTAAATGAAAGACATTGCTCTAAAACTGTATGACACCACTAGCCGGGGTCTTCCTAATAGTTATACTGTTCATAAGCTTTCCTGCCAAGTAAGTTATTTGGAGGACTGAAGAATTCCCAACGGCCAGAGGGAAGTTATGAAGATGAAAACTTGCAGTTTAGATCATGagaattttattaatatgtttctattttaagCTATCATATGAAATcctttgtattgatttcagtgtGATGTACCCGACTGAATAAATATGCCAATTTCTGCGAGGAAGCCaaacagtatttttaaactactttaaaatatgtgttgtttcctatgattttttttaaagttgggaGTTGATTATGAAAgcactttcaaatttttttttaaattcttctttccAGAGATTACACATGCATATGTTAAACGATGAAAGATAAAGCTTAATAGAATGGTACAAAGgataaaggtaagaaaaaaaaaaaggtgaaatgattttttttggggggggcttATGTATCTCATTATATTGAGAAATACCACTACAACAAAGGAAACTTGAGTAACAATTCTTTGAACATATAGATGTAGTATGTTCTTATAGGGATTTTTCCCTGATCACTGCCTATTTAGCTAATTAGCCTGTTTGGCGTATATCACAGAGTCCTGAGGGCTGTGCCAGAAACGTCAGGATCTTCAAAAATTAAGGgaaaaacagaacagagagctAAAGCCTCTCAGACACTAGCTGATAGGATCCTGGAGACAAGGATACCATTGCCCTTTCACGGATGGGaagtagggggaggggagaagggccaGGGCTTGCTCAAGGGCTTTCAGCTGGTTCCAAGTAGCTTCTCCCCGGTTCTCCTCTTTCCCTGTGTGCAAAGTGGGaggcgggaaggggggggggggtctctggtGTCCCAAGGCCTTTGGGAATATCAGTTAGATGCTACTAGAGACTGGCTTGAGTTCTTGTTCGAAAGGCGCTGAGGAACGAACGACCACTGGGGCTGCTACTTGTGCCTCCAGTGACATTTCCTGGTTCTGGACAGAAATACAAATTTCCCGTCTGGGGAAGAGGATACCAGCTATTGCCCTAGCTCTGCGGAGCGAGAACCCTCAGAGAACGCAGGCGCAGAAGAAGGGATGGGGCTGCCTGGGCACGGCCTcagggccagagcggaaagaaCGGAAAAACGAACTCAGAACCACAGAACCCAACACTCCAGGAGACCTTGGCCATCTGGCCTCACCGCCGCCCACCTGCACGGCACGAATCCTTGGcgtggtccctccctgcagccacgATCTCACAGGATGGCCTGTCTGTCTCTGAGAGCTGCCTGTGGGGAAGTCCTGCCTAATTTTGAACAGAAGCCTGACACATGGGAGCTTTCCTTCCCAATAGGCGTTGGTTCTTCCGATGCAGTTTTtagcacagccctggcctcttTGCCCGGGTGCCCCAGGGTTACCTGAAGTTGTAGCCTGGGGAGACGCTGCTCTTCTCAGAAACGCTGTCGAGCCGGGTGAAGGAGTATCTGGGGATGCACTGCTCCCAGGCCTTGTCCAGGTCGCACACCCAGCCGATCTTAATGCCCAGGACCCCGCCCTGCAGAAAGGGGGCAGGTGTGAGCTCTCCCGCAGCCCTCAGGGGCCCACCTCATCCGGGTGCGGGTGGGGAGCACCCCCAACAGACACGCGAGTGCTTTGCATTCTTCGGCGGAGGGCGCaggtggggaggaagaaaagggaggtgCCACCCCCTGTTGCTCTGTAGGGAAGTATGCAGCTCAGGGTGAGCCCCCGAGGCGCTACCTCCTGCTTTTGGGGTCGTCAGTCCCTCACCTACAACACCCTACAACACGGGAGAAAGTGGCGCAGACCCAATGTTCAGAGCCCCAGGgcccctctgtgtctgtgtgcagGTGAGGTGTGAAGACCGGAATGGGAAACGGGgcttgcggggtgggggtggggggtggggtggggtgagaagggTGAGGAGGCAGGACCACTCAGGACAGGTGGCGGCAGGCCTGGGATGCTTCCACCAGGTGGCGCTGCCTCGCTGCTGCTCCGCTCCTCCAGCATCCCCGCCCCACAAAGGGTCCCCAAGTCCGCGCAAGGGTGGGCCGGTCCTCACCGTGCTGGCCAGTTTGGCAAAGTCCTGCCCCGCAAACTTGACCACATCCCCCACCCGCAGGATGGGGCAGAAGGGGGCCTTGTCAGGGTGGAAGCGGCAGGTCTTCATGTCGGCGGCGGTCAGGTTGGGAAGGAGGTTCCccctgggaagggaggaggaaaggagagaggccaGGCTCAGGGTCAAGGTGGAGACAGGCCTCCCCCCACAAGGTTCTCTCCAGCCTTCCCGAGCCTCAGGGCCCTTCCGCGCGCCCAGGCAGGGGACCTCACCTCTGTCCCTGCATCGTTCTCCTGTCACCCTCTGTCCCACCTCAGGGTCGTGAGGACTCATGTCTAATGTCCCCCtcccaggcaggggtgggggagtgtgtgggggggaggtggcTGGCAGAGACACTGGCCCGAGTCCACCTGATACTCAGTGGTCAGGGCTGGTGGGGAGACCTGGCTGGGAGATGGGGATCAGGAGCCCCCGGGAGACGGGGAGAAAGGGGGGAGAACCCCGTGCTGACCGGCATCCCCTCCCCTCTAAGAACGAGGGGTGGGCGCACTGCCTCTTGGCTTCAGGGAGGAGCAAGGACTCACTTCTCAAAGTTGAAGAGGGGGAAGCGGATGCTGTTCTTGATGAAAATAGTGAAGTTCTCGGCTTCCATCATGACAGGCCTGTGTGAGCAcagaaggagggggcaggggagcagggagccctCACCCGGTGGACATCGCCCAACGGGCATGTGGCCAGGGCCTCTCCGGGTGTGAGGGTCAGAGGACGGGAGGGTGGcaggtgagctgagctgggaggaAGCTGGACACTACACGGGGTGGGTGCCCACAAGACCCCCTGCCAGCTCAGGGGTGCTGGGCCCCCCACAGTGGCACAGGGGAGCCTGGGTGGGGGCCCTCTTCCCGCCCGGCGCAGGCCCTCACCTTTCCACCGTGTCCACCTCGGCAGGGCACCAGCCCTGGATCTCACAGGTGCGGAGCTCGGAGCTGTAGTTCACGCAGCGGCCGGTGAGGATCCCTGCGAGGGTGGGCACAGTGCTGTGTGCTTGTCTGGCCCTTTGCCacgcccttcccccaccccacccctcctcatCGGAGACGCCCCCCAGTTATACACACACGCAGGGGTCCTGCAGGCGGACAGAGAGGACAGGCAGGGCAAGGGAGGTCCCTGTGGCACGTCGGCCCCgcagagctctctctctcctggcaaGCCTTGGAGGTGACCGCTCCTCTCACAGGTCCCCAGGCCCCTAGTCACAGCAGGCTCCCCCTTGCCTCTGAGGCTTTGCTGactgttccttctgcctagaaTGCCCCCTTTCAAGCCCCTCTGTCCTTCCATCCCACAGGGCCCAGCTCGAATGGCACCGCCTCTAGGGAGCCATTTGGGacccatctctctccttcccctggctcctcCTGGACATCATTCACCACCTCATGGCACGGCTGTCACCCCCATCCCTGGACTGGGAACCCCCCCGGGGTCCTACTACCACTTGGGGttgtgagggggtggggaaggggctccACTCACCCCCACTCGGGAAGCGCTCAGGCCCGCACTGGCTGTCTGATACACAGCGGTACTTGTCCTCGCTCTGTGGGGAGATGGGTCCATGGGTGGGTGAAGGGccctgggccagcctgggtgagccCCTTGGCACCCACTGCCTCCCCACAGCCGGGGGCCTCTAGGGGGTGGAGGTCGGTCCCAGGACTAGGCTCCAAGGCTGGACCTAGGACCTCTGCTTACACCCAcgcccctccctgccacctctCCCCTCCAGCGTCTTCTTCCTTGACCAGcttcacccagcctccctcccccgcctcacCTCAGGGCAGAACCCTTGCATCTGGTTTTCAGTGACGATCATCTTGGTGATGATGACAAAGACGGAGGTGCCCTtgggagaagaatggagaggaaaaGGCAACAGTGCCATCTCGCTAAGAgatttggccaaggtcacaggtTAATAAAGGCAGACGTGGGCTCCAAACCAGGCTCTTCCTACCACCCCCTGGCCCCTCACGCTCCCTCTGCGTGTCAGCCTGATCACAGGACAGGTTGTGGCAGAACAAGAGGATGCCCAGTGCTGACTCAGGAGGctaacccctctcccccagccactgCTCTGGGCCACTGATGCACGGGTTCTCCCCGCCAACCTGCCCAGGTCTGGGCGTCGACACAGCCACCGGCCGTAGGGGGACCATACCTGGGGTGGTGTCACATAATCAGACACATCCATGACTCTGTTGGCGTAGCGTCCAAAGCCCTTCACCTTGGTTACCACGGAGGACTCAATGGATGTGTCCCGCACCTGGTACGCCTTCTCGTGCAAGAAAACCCACCTGAGCAGGGAGCGGGATGGAGAGAAGGGCCCATCAGACAGAGGCCGGAGGGGTCACCTTCCTGCCCACACGGACCACAAGGGCCTGGCAGGGgggcctgtatgtgtgtgtggggggggagggaggccgggggggggggggcttcacAGTGAGCCCTGACTTGGCTTAGACCACTGTTCTCCATCCTTCCCCCATTTCCTGCTGAAGGAGCATTTTTAGACTTTcccccctaattgtcctccctcCATGAAATTTTAATACGATCCGTATCAATTTACATACTATATGTATATTTGCACTTTACACATAAAACGAGACGTTTTTTATTCTTCAGACACCAATTCTCACCCCTTGAGGGTGACATCACCCCGCTGAGAACGCATTATCCTTCCTGCAGGTGACAGAGGCCTCCTCCCCGGCAGGAATCCCGGAGACAGAAGGCCCAGAGGCTCCTGAGCCTCCGACTCTGCATGGAGGCTTTGTGCATGGCCGTATCCTAAGCGCCCGCACACAGCAGGTGTGAATGAACAGGCCGATGAAGATGCTTGGGAACTGGGCACCTGGCAGAGTCTCCATCTGTGCAAGCCTCAGGTGagaaggagggcggggcagcggctgAGCCTCTACCTGGCAGGTGGAAGGAgttgggctgggagggaggagcctCTGATGATCGCATTCCTTGGATTGTGCTGCCACCTAGTGGACATTTACCTGCATTGGCTTCTTCCTCCTGCGTTTCTGTGAGGTGCCCGCCTTTCCGTGAGAAATCACCCACCACAGCCCTCAAGGCCCAAGCCCCGCGGCCTCACTAACCACGCTTCCAGCAGGAGGCGCAGTACCACCTGTCCCTGAGGGCACACGGCGAGGCAGAGGCTGCTGCTACCCGGCCCGTGGCACAGGTGAGAGAACCTCATCCAATGCGCTTGGGAAACGCCGCACACTCCCCGTTTTGGAGAAACGTGGTGACGTCTTGTGGAATCCAGGGGCGTGCTTTTGGGGGCGCTGGATTCGGGTCATTTTCCGGCATGCTCACCAGGGGGGCGCAAGATGAGGGTGAGCGGAAGGAGCGGGAGGCGGTGTAGGGCAGAGAAGACAAATCTGGGGGCTGGGAAGCTGCTCAGGGCAGCGCGTGGGATGACCCGAGGACTTTGTAGCGAGGGGGTTAGGACTCCAAGCCCAGGAGCTTTCTCACCCCGAGAGTGGGCCGGGGGCGGCGGTGGGAGGCCGTGAGCGCCACAGGCCTGGGCAGTCCCTCGGAGAAGCCGGATGCCCACCTCCCCGGGAGGGGTTGGCTCGGGTGGCCTCTGGAATGCCCCGATGCTGGAAGATGCCAGGGGGTGCAGCTCCCGGGGCCCTGCTGGGGGTCAGTCACTTGAGGGATGGGCCCCTGCCCGTCATGCCTCTTTGAACACGGGCTGCCGTTTGCAAGTGGCTGCTTGGTCAGTTTTTGGGGAGAGGGTTCAGAggaagccccctgccaggccTCTGTCATGGGCCTGAGTCCTGGGCTCTCTCTTGAGTGGGAGAGGAAGGCGAGGGCGGGGGGGGCCCAGCCAGCGCCCGCAGGTGGCTCCCAACCTGCCACCTGTCTCACGGTCACGGCCCTACAGCCGGCCGCCTCCGGATGAAGCCCGTGCAGAGCCGTCCGCTTGCTTGTAAGACGCTCTGTGAGCACCGCGCCCCTGCGGAAGTCCGGGGAGCCGGCAGCTGAGCTTCCTCGGCGcttttctctgtttcctcttgGAAGGGAAGTGGGTGTTTGACAAGATCTTTCAAGTTCGTCAAGATCTCATCTCATAGTTGCCATGGGGTACCGCTGCTCGTTGCCTGTTCGTAGCAGGAGGTTCGTCAAGCGTGGCTCACGGAGAAGTCTCTCATCCGCCGTCTCAGGCCCCAGCAGAGGGGAGGGCGCACCTTCCAGAAACCTATCCAAAACGAGCATCCTTGCTCAGGGCTggggcccagctctgctcccagcccacGGCGGTTGTACTGCTGTGCGCTCAGCTCACCCTCTGGAACCTCAGTGCTTGGCCACGGGATGGAGACATCGCTGAGCGTTGATCTAgtcccagtggtcggcagactcattagtcaacagagccaaatgtcaacaggacaacgattgaaatctctttggagagccaaattttttaaacgtaaacttcttctaatgtcgcTTCTTCAaaaatagtctcgcccaggccgtggtattttgtggaagagccacactcaaggggcccaagagccgcatgtggctcgcgagccgcagtttgccgaccacggatctagtgAAACGGTTTCCTGACACACCCCCCGCCTTCCATCCCCATTCTTAAAGTTTGGGAGCATTTGCCGGTCGAGAAGCAGAGTTCAGATGGTCAATGCCAcacacactgagcggccagattatgatgatctctgaacgcataataatctggcccctcagtgttgcctgaccacagagttgggattttaaaataaggtttttccatgtataagaactgcattgtgggtagttagaaagaagcagaggacttactagccagaggctgggggccactatctcctggtcccttgacacatcaagatttgcaagctttcccttatacataagtacactgagtggccggattattatgcgttcagagatcataagaatctggccactcggtgtaatCAGCCCAGCATGCTAAGTGCCGTCGGGTGAAGGACTCACCGAGTCCACGACACGGCTTCGTAGTTATCATCACGCCACAAAGAAGGAAACCTGTATGTGGGTTCCAACCCCGGCGGACTGCTCGCAATGGCCTCGCCACAGGGTCTCCAGCTGTGTCCCGGGT contains:
- the P2RX3 gene encoding P2X purinoceptor 3, with the protein product MNCMSDFFTYETTKSVVVKSWTIGIINRAVQLLIISYFVGWVFLHEKAYQVRDTSIESSVVTKVKGFGRYANRVMDVSDYVTPPQGTSVFVIITKMIVTENQMQGFCPESEDKYRCVSDSQCGPERFPSGGILTGRCVNYSSELRTCEIQGWCPAEVDTVERPVMMEAENFTIFIKNSIRFPLFNFEKGNLLPNLTAADMKTCRFHPDKAPFCPILRVGDVVKFAGQDFAKLASTGGVLGIKIGWVCDLDKAWEQCIPRYSFTRLDSVSEKSSVSPGYNFRFAKYYKLENGSEYRTLLKAFGIRFDVLVYGNAGKFNIIPTIISSVAAFTSVGVGTVLCDIILLNFLKGADQYKAKKFEEVNETTLKVAASANPVFPSDQTPEEKQSTDSGAFSIGH